The Malus domestica chromosome 06, GDT2T_hap1 genome has a segment encoding these proteins:
- the LOC103427983 gene encoding kinesin-like protein KIN-UA: MAASGGYNYRDGSQRGALRVDRPLSVNSNPKSSVKSKSLPASGPRRNSTGSTGGGGATGAAASKNDNTGVLGRVRVALRLRPRNEEEMVADADFADCVELQPELKRLKLRKNNWDTDTYEFDEVLTEFASQKRVYEVVAKPVVESVLEGYNGTVMAYGQTGTGKTYTLGRLGEEDTAARGIMVRAMEDILADVSLESDSLSVSYFQLYMETIQDLLDPANDNISIVEDPKTGDVSVPGASLVEIRDQQSFVELLRLGEGHLFASNTKLNTESSRSHAILMVNVKKSVKGRDSALSSQNGNNSHMVKSLKAPVVRKSKLVVVDLAGSERIDKSGSEGHTLEEAKSINLSLSALGKCINALAENSSHVPVRDSKLTRLLRDSFGGTARTSLVVTIGPSPRHRGETASTIMFGQRAMKVENMLKLKEEFDYKSLARRLDIQLDKIIAEHERQQKVFEDEMERVSIEAQNRISEVERNYTDALEKERLKYQKDYMESIKKLEEQLVMTQRKHGSQKITNGHEDDGFNVASSKESCRLHVEEIDDLTKLLQKETMLRKAVEEEVHNLKSQLTQWKRSEAAGNSEILKLRKMLEDGEHQKEKLEGEIARLHSQLLQRSFEADETSQQLDRSGAEKIGALESLMTQVRKPQLKDSGNEEKASIAKLFEQVGLQKILSLLEAEDNDVRIHAVKVVANLAAEEANQEKIVEAGGLTSLLMLLKNSEDETIHRVAAGAIANLAMNETNQELIMTQGGISLLSMTAANGEDPQTLRMVAGAIANLCGNDKLQNKIRGEGGINALLGMVRCGHPDVLAQVARGIANFAKCESRASTQGTKTGKSLLIEDGAVAWIVQNANNDAAPIKRHIELALCHLAQHEVNAKDMITSGALWELVRISRDCSREDIRTLAYRTLTSSPTFQAELRRLRIDN; the protein is encoded by the exons ATGGCGGCGTCGGGCGGGTATAATTACCGAGATGGCAGTCAGAGGGGTGCTTTGAGGGTGGATAGGCCTCTCTCTGTAAATTCCAATCCCAAGTCTTCTGTCAAATCCAAGTCTTTGCCTGCTTCTGGGCCACGCCGGAACAGCACCGGCTCCACTGGCGGCGGTGGCGCTACTGGAGCTGCTGCTTCTAAGAATGATAATACAGGAG TTCTTGGAAGAGTTCGAGTAGCTCTAAGATTGCGACCACGTAATGAGGAGGAAATGGTTGCAGATGCTGATTTTGCGGACTGTGTAGAGTTGCAACCAGAG CTAAAAAGGTTGAAACTTCGGAAAAACAATTGGGACACAGATACTTATGAGTTCGATGAAGTGCTCACAGAGTTTGCATCCCAAAAACGTGTTTATGAAGTAGTGGCAAAGCCTGTTGTTGAG AGTGTTCTGGAAGGTTACAATGGAACGGTCATGGCATATGGTCAGACCGGTACAGGGAAAACATATACTCTTGGACGACTTGGAGAGGAAGACACTGCTGCTCGTGGAATAATGGTTCGTGCTATGGAGGATATTTTAGCAGATGTATCTCTGGAGTCCGATTCTTTGTCAGTCTCGTATTTTCAG CTTTACATGGAAACCATACAGGACCTACTTGATCCTGCTAATGACAACATTTCTATAGTGGAAGACCCAAAGACTGGTGATGTCTCAGTACCAGGGGCTAGCCTAGTCGAAATCAGGGACCAGCAGAGTTTCGTAGAACTACTAAGATTAGGGGAAGGCCACCTCTTTGCTTCAAATACAAAATTGAATACTGAATCTTCCCGCAGTCATGCTATTCTGATG GTAAATGTAAAGAAGTCTGTGAAGGGAAGAGATTCAGCTCTTTCAAGCCAAAATGGGAACAATTCTCACATGGTAAAAAGTCTAAAGGCTCCTGTTGTTCGAAAGAGCAAGCTGGTTGTAGTGGATCTTGCAGGTTCAGAGCGCATTGACAAATCAG GAAGTGAAGGACATACGCTAGAAGAAGCCAAATCAATCAATCTCTCCTTAAGTGCACTGGGAAAGTGCATTAATGCATTGGCAGAGAATAGTTCACATGTTCCAGTTCGAGATTCCAAACTCACAAGATTGCTTCGGGATTCATTTGGAG GCACGGCAAGAACTTCACTAGTTGTTACTATTGGTCCATCCCCACGTCATCGAGGAGAGACAGCTAGCACTATTATGTTTGGACAGCGG GCTATGAAAGTGGAAAATATGTTGAAATTGAAGGAAGAATTCGACTACAAAAGTTTGGCCAGGAGGCTAGATATACAATTAGACAAAATCATTGCAGAACATGAGAGGCAGCAGAAAGTATTTGAGGATGAGATGGAAAGAGTAAGCATAGAAGCACAAAATCGGATCTCAGAGGTTGAAAGGAACTACACAGATGCACTGGAG AAGGAAAGATTGAAATATCAGAAAGACTATATGGAATCAATAAAGAAGCTCGAAGAGCAGTTGGTGATGACTCAGAGAAAGCATGGCAGTCAAAAAATCACAAATGGACATGAGGATGATGGCTTTAACGTGGCATCAAGCAAAGAG AGTTGCAGGCTGCATGTTGAGGAAATTGACGACCTAACAAAGTTGCTCCAGAAAGAGACTATGCTTAGGAAGGCTGTTGAGGAGGAAGTGCATAATCTTAAAAGTCAATTGACTCAGTGGAAAAGGTCAGAG GCAGCTGGAAATTCGGAGATCTTAAAGCTTCGTAAGATGTTGGAAGATGGGGAACATCAGAAAGAGAAACTTGAAGGAGAAATAGCAAGACTACACAGTCAGTTGTTGCAACGAAGTTTTGAAGCTGATGAG ACAAGTCAACAACTAGACAGGAGTGGGGCCGAAAAAATTGGTGCTCTTGAGTCCCTTATGACTCAAGTTAGGAAACCGCAGCTTAAAGATTCAGGAAATGAGGAGAAAGCCTCGATAGCAAAACTCTTTGAGCAAG TGGGATTGCAAAAGATCTTGTCATTGCTTGAAGCAGAAGATAATGATGTGAGGATTCATGCTGTTAAAGTTGTAGCAAATCTTGCTGCTGAAG AAGCAAATCAGGAGAAAATCGTAGAAGCTGGTGGTCTTACATCCTTGTTGATGCTACTTAAAAACTCTGAGGATGAAACCATACATAGAGTTGCAGCTGGTGCAATCGCAAATCTAGCTATGAATG AAACCAACCAGGAGCTGATTATGACTCAAGGGGGAATTAGTTTGTTATCTATGACAGCAGCCAACGGTGAAGATCCCCAAACTCTTCGAATGGTTGCTGGAGCCATTGCTAATCTATGCGGAAATG ATAAATTACAGAATAAGATAAGGGGTGAAGGTGGCATCAATGCGTTGTTAGGAATGGTCAGATGTGGACATCCTGATGTTCTTGCACAAGTTGCTCGAGGAATAGCAAACTTCGCAAAATGCGAGTCTAGAGCATCTACACAGG GTACCAAGACTGGAAAGTCTCTTCTGATTGAAGATGGCGCAGTTGCATGGATTGTGCAGAATGCTAACAATGACGCCGCACCAATCAAACGCCATATTGAACTTGCACTCTGTCATTTAGCGCAACATG AAGTGAATGCTAAAGACATGATCACTAGCGGTGCCCTGTGGGAGCTGGTCCGCATTTCTAGAGATTGTTCACGCGAAGACATAAGAACTCTTGCATATCGAACACTAACTTCGAGCCCTACCTTCCAAGCTGAACTAAGGCGGCTACGGATTGATAACTAA